From Synoicihabitans lomoniglobus, the proteins below share one genomic window:
- a CDS encoding major capsid protein P2, with product MRRNELRITGIEGVVDGGLATYSTPTGRRYFQHKLFCFHDGVATAAGTVVDRVRVKVDEVAIWDCTAQRLLDEAKLNGITVGTGELPLNFSDPAAADKDDESLTAWDTAGARTMSVELQLKTAGAVPRIEGIMSFDRGFRVGVDGKRIRAIIRKSESTINAPSGLYDWDTANKRFPILRFLMDGPQTINSVDVIADSERVWEVTKTQNARVLADYGLDATAFEYPLCFNFTEQIGDFLEVNQTLNVRIDSAAAQSITVLQTSVSPGFGA from the coding sequence ATGCGTAGAAACGAACTCCGTATTACCGGCATCGAGGGTGTTGTAGATGGTGGCCTCGCCACTTATTCAACCCCTACCGGTCGCCGCTACTTCCAGCACAAACTTTTTTGCTTCCACGATGGCGTGGCCACGGCGGCGGGAACGGTCGTTGACCGCGTTCGCGTCAAAGTGGACGAGGTCGCGATTTGGGATTGCACCGCGCAGCGTCTCCTCGATGAGGCGAAATTGAACGGTATCACGGTCGGAACCGGTGAGCTCCCGCTCAACTTCTCCGACCCGGCCGCTGCCGACAAAGACGACGAATCGCTAACCGCGTGGGACACCGCTGGCGCCCGCACCATGTCGGTTGAGCTCCAACTCAAAACCGCCGGGGCTGTGCCTCGTATTGAGGGAATCATGTCTTTTGACCGGGGTTTTCGGGTCGGTGTCGATGGCAAGCGCATCAGGGCCATCATCCGCAAGTCGGAAAGCACGATCAATGCCCCGTCCGGTCTTTACGATTGGGACACCGCCAACAAGCGTTTCCCGATCCTGCGTTTCCTCATGGATGGCCCGCAGACGATCAACAGCGTCGACGTTATCGCCGATTCGGAACGCGTCTGGGAAGTCACCAAGACGCAAAACGCGCGCGTCCTCGCCGATTACGGCCTCGATGCCACCGCGTTTGAGTATCCGCTTTGCTTCAACTTCACCGAACAAATCGGCGATTTCCTTGAAGTGAATCAGACGCTCAACGTGCGTATTGACTCGGCCGCTGCGCAATCGATCACGGTGTTGCAGACCTCGGTTTCGCCGGGATTTGGAGCCTAA
- a CDS encoding TraR/DksA family transcriptional regulator, translating into MSSEIEMGHRARIADRLAAIEAEIEALSDETAVISPDVSIGRLSRLDAMQHQQIALAGKRRLEDERNRLHEAIRRLDTGTYGSCLICGGEIALERLTYQPDAFKCVPCQQKKK; encoded by the coding sequence ATGTCTTCCGAAATCGAAATGGGTCATCGTGCTCGGATTGCGGATCGGTTGGCCGCTATTGAGGCGGAAATTGAGGCGCTTAGTGATGAAACAGCGGTGATCTCGCCTGATGTTTCGATTGGGCGGTTGTCTCGGCTCGATGCCATGCAGCATCAACAAATTGCCCTCGCCGGAAAACGGCGCTTGGAGGATGAACGCAATCGGTTACATGAAGCCATCCGTCGTCTGGATACTGGCACCTATGGCAGCTGCCTCATCTGTGGCGGAGAAATTGCTCTCGAACGACTCACTTATCAGCCGGACGCCTTCAAGTGCGTGCCCTGCCAACAGAAGAAGAAATGA
- the malQ gene encoding 4-alpha-glucanotransferase, with translation MKSSVNPLFNWLDQRAAGVLLHPTSLPSDQGIGVLDGAVDRFFDFLNESGISYWQICPLGPTGFGDSPYQCFSAFAGNPYLIDLHVLVDASLLSPSDLVGVQSLPRDAVDFGLLYATKWPLLFKAYDAFVNAGRTFDRYGDFAAFRTENATWLDPYAGFLALKDHFEGRAWWDWPAEVRFFTEAKSSKLWNEVADRADAHAFFQYLFFGQWNEVRAKAADRGIQIIGDAPIFVAADSADVWSHPELFEINQNTGRAIAVAGVPPDYFSADGQLWGNPLYRWKAHQADGYAWWIDRLKANIALCNVVRIDHFRGFDTYWSIAAGAPTARKGTWETGPGLDFFTAVKSALPDCKLIAEDLGELAPSVVDLRYATGLPGMTILQFAFGGDASNVYLPHNLEGNSVIYPGTHDNDTTLGWYRTADAKTTDHVRRYLRVAGDEIGWDFIRVAYGAVSNLAVVPLQDFMSLGGEARLNTPGLPQGNWQWRYNDAELAELVENAAPYLRDLAELTGRV, from the coding sequence ATGAAATCCTCCGTGAACCCTTTGTTCAACTGGCTCGATCAACGTGCCGCCGGTGTCCTGCTGCACCCCACATCACTGCCCAGTGATCAAGGCATTGGCGTCCTTGATGGTGCGGTGGATCGTTTTTTCGACTTTCTCAACGAATCCGGCATCTCCTATTGGCAAATCTGCCCGTTGGGCCCGACCGGTTTTGGTGATTCGCCCTATCAGTGTTTCAGCGCGTTCGCGGGCAATCCCTACTTGATTGATCTGCACGTGCTCGTGGACGCCAGCCTGCTGAGTCCGTCGGATTTAGTCGGCGTGCAATCTCTGCCACGCGATGCCGTTGATTTTGGCCTGCTCTATGCCACGAAATGGCCCCTGCTGTTCAAGGCCTATGACGCCTTTGTGAACGCGGGTCGCACGTTCGATCGTTACGGGGATTTTGCCGCGTTTCGCACGGAAAATGCCACGTGGCTCGACCCCTACGCGGGTTTTCTCGCGCTGAAAGATCATTTCGAAGGTCGCGCCTGGTGGGACTGGCCCGCGGAGGTGCGTTTCTTTACCGAAGCCAAATCCAGCAAACTCTGGAATGAGGTCGCCGACCGCGCTGACGCTCATGCGTTTTTCCAATACCTGTTTTTTGGCCAATGGAACGAAGTCCGCGCCAAGGCAGCGGATCGCGGCATTCAGATCATCGGCGATGCTCCCATTTTCGTGGCGGCCGACAGCGCCGATGTCTGGTCGCATCCAGAATTATTTGAAATCAACCAAAACACCGGCCGCGCCATCGCAGTGGCCGGCGTGCCGCCCGATTATTTTTCCGCCGACGGTCAGCTTTGGGGTAACCCGCTTTACCGATGGAAGGCGCATCAAGCGGATGGCTACGCCTGGTGGATCGATCGCCTGAAGGCGAATATTGCGCTGTGTAACGTCGTGCGCATCGATCATTTCCGCGGGTTTGACACCTATTGGTCCATCGCCGCCGGCGCCCCTACCGCGCGTAAAGGCACGTGGGAAACGGGGCCCGGTCTAGACTTTTTCACCGCTGTGAAAAGCGCCCTGCCCGACTGCAAATTGATCGCCGAAGATCTCGGTGAACTGGCTCCGAGCGTCGTCGATCTGCGCTACGCGACCGGCCTGCCCGGCATGACCATCCTGCAATTCGCCTTCGGTGGCGATGCGTCCAACGTCTACTTGCCGCATAATCTGGAAGGCAACAGCGTGATTTACCCCGGCACCCACGACAACGATACGACCTTGGGCTGGTATCGCACGGCCGATGCCAAAACGACGGATCACGTGCGGCGGTATCTGCGCGTCGCTGGCGACGAAATTGGCTGGGACTTCATCCGCGTGGCCTACGGAGCGGTGAGCAATCTCGCTGTCGTGCCGCTGCAGGATTTCATGAGCTTGGGCGGAGAAGCTCGCCTCAACACGCCGGGGCTGCCGCAAGGCAATTGGCAGTGGCGCTACAACGACGCCGAGCTCGCGGAGTTGGTTGAAAACGCCGCGCCCTATTTACGCGATCTGGCCGAGCTTACCGGACGCGTTTGA
- the lepB gene encoding signal peptidase I, with protein MFGPFASVQRKMRQNATNWLELAEKVEHYRRDVLSASDLRELQDQQCTVKQQLKSKANASDLKLSIERLEGTLRKSGGTLYPKRSSVEYVEFFLVAAIVILGIRAYFFQPFKIPTNSMWPSYSGMTGAVYPDEADEPGMIGQAFNFVTQMAQPRRVDAPVAGEVRVPVVRVNEKRNYVPYRTVRGKKWFVVPTNLREYELYVDDEKVSVRVPADFDLERVLLDSYFDGVETFPLPASIPVGKGVLLPTGKQVEEGDRVLAFDILTGDWLFVDRISYHFVKPSIGDGFVFRTDNIPRLHAMMPGPNEQYYIKRLVGAPGDTLEIREPVLYRNGEPIEGSDAFAKNAERVEKYPGYRYEGDMGPGQTLTVPEGQYMAFGDNSASSLDGRYWGGVPEADVAGRPLIIYYPFTKRWGRSP; from the coding sequence GTGTTTGGACCCTTCGCCTCCGTGCAACGCAAAATGCGGCAGAATGCCACCAACTGGCTGGAGCTCGCGGAAAAGGTCGAACACTACCGTCGCGACGTGCTCAGCGCGAGCGATTTGCGGGAGCTGCAAGACCAGCAGTGCACCGTCAAGCAGCAGCTGAAATCCAAGGCCAACGCCAGTGATCTAAAACTGAGCATCGAGCGCCTGGAGGGCACGCTGCGCAAATCCGGCGGCACGCTGTATCCGAAGCGCTCCTCCGTCGAATACGTCGAGTTCTTCCTCGTCGCCGCGATCGTGATTCTGGGCATCCGCGCGTATTTCTTTCAGCCGTTTAAGATCCCCACCAATTCCATGTGGCCGAGCTACAGTGGCATGACCGGCGCGGTATATCCCGATGAAGCCGACGAGCCCGGCATGATCGGACAGGCATTCAACTTTGTCACGCAGATGGCTCAACCTCGGCGCGTGGACGCCCCGGTCGCCGGCGAAGTGCGCGTGCCGGTTGTTCGCGTGAACGAGAAACGCAATTACGTGCCGTATCGCACCGTGCGGGGGAAAAAGTGGTTCGTGGTGCCGACCAATTTGCGCGAATACGAGCTCTACGTGGACGACGAGAAAGTCAGCGTGCGCGTCCCGGCCGACTTTGATTTGGAGCGCGTGCTGCTCGATTCCTATTTCGATGGCGTGGAAACGTTTCCGTTGCCGGCCTCGATTCCCGTAGGCAAGGGCGTATTGCTGCCGACCGGCAAACAAGTGGAGGAGGGCGACCGCGTCCTCGCGTTTGATATCCTCACCGGCGACTGGTTGTTCGTCGACCGCATCAGCTATCACTTTGTGAAACCCAGCATCGGCGACGGCTTCGTGTTCCGCACCGACAACATCCCCCGGCTTCACGCCATGATGCCGGGTCCCAACGAGCAGTATTACATCAAACGGCTGGTCGGCGCGCCCGGCGACACGCTCGAAATCCGCGAGCCCGTGCTCTACCGCAATGGCGAACCGATTGAAGGTTCGGACGCCTTTGCTAAAAACGCCGAACGCGTTGAGAAGTATCCGGGTTACCGATACGAAGGCGACATGGGACCGGGGCAGACCCTCACCGTGCCGGAAGGTCAATACATGGCGTTCGGCGACAACTCCGCCAGCAGTCTGGACGGTCGTTATTGGGGCGGCGTGCCGGAAGCCGACGTAGCCGGCCGTCCGCTCATCATCTATTACCCCTTCACCAAACGCTGGGGCCGCTCGCCGTAA